In Ascaphus truei isolate aAscTru1 chromosome 5, aAscTru1.hap1, whole genome shotgun sequence, one genomic interval encodes:
- the MTERF2 gene encoding transcription termination factor 2, mitochondrial isoform X1, translated as MPVTRMMYFWAALLSQAGSPGNKWVTQFGEIYIMLKGIIYSVRRWHSGRVATCYCKQMCSSWNARCVRTRALSSLNSGTDTERTTEENKRTVDNLYRLSVNIKKIRQMKSWVLLTDVSHVEETANILKEMGANDITVARILECCPEAFLLDPIEINAQRYLWHLVCPKDQELVKIIEKFPESFFVYRCPENQRANITYLQSLELSNKIICRLLTSSPHIFCNLVDGNKQVIGALEESYLGLGGSKANFKTWLMKLLSQDPFVLSKSCLSMKDNVRFIQHLGFSNLEVLKLLSKLKGFIFDLRCGSMEKSILFSKNIFKWTDEDMRQMVLKCPALLYYSAPILEDRVQGLLREGVSINQIKESPNVLELTTQIIQFRIKKISLLGLEIKNQNLEIVNGTKKDFEVNLGKLQVKKERPLFNPVAPLHVEE; from the coding sequence TTTGGTGAAATCTACATTATGCTGAAAGGAATCATTTACAGCGTGCGGAGATGGCACAGTGGTAGAGTGGCCACATGTTATTGCAAACAGATGTGTTCATCCTGGAATGCAAGGTGTGTTAGAACCAGGGCACTTTCATCTCTAAATTCGGGTACAGATACCGAAAGAACTACAGAAGAGAATAAAAGAACAGTTGACAATCTATATAGGCTGTCTGTCAACATTAAGAAAATCCGCCAGATGAAAAGCTGGGTGCTTTTGACAGATGTGTCCCACGTTGAAGAGACTGCTAACATCTTAAAAGAAATGGGTGCTAATGATATCACAGTAGCCCGTATTCTAGAGTGCTGCCCTGAAGCATTTCTCCTGGATCCTATAGAGATCAATGCACAAAGATATTTATGGCATTTGGTTTGTCCCAAGGATCAAGAACTGGTGAAAATTATTGAAAAGTTTCCCGAGTCCTTCTTTGTTTATAGGTGCCCAGAAAATCAAAGAGCCAATATCACATACTTACAAAGTTTGGAACTTAGCAACAAAATTATCTGCAGACTGTTGACAAGTTCGCCACACATCTTTTGTAATTTAGTCGATGGTAATAAACAGGTTATTGGTGCACTGGAAGAAAGCTACCTTGGTCTGGGAGGCTCCAAAGCAAACTTTAAAACTTGGCTGATGAAGTTATTAAGCCAGGACCCATTTGTCCTGTCAAAGTCCTGTTTATCAATGAAGGATAACGTAAGGTTTATTCAGCACCTAGGTTTTTCTAATCTAGAGGTGCTAAAACTTCTGTCCAAACTAAAAGGTTTTATATTTGATCTCCGTTGCGGCAGCATGGAGAAGAgtattttattttctaaaaatattttcaaatgGACAGATGAAGACATGAGACAGATGGTGCTAAAATGCCCAGCTCTTTTGTACTACTCTGCCCCTATTCTAGAAGATCGTGTGCAAGGGCTGCTGAGAGAAGGCGTTTCCATAAATCAAATCAAAGAGAGCCCTAACGTACTGGAACTCACCACACAAATTATACAGTttagaattaaaaaaatatcatTATTGGGCCTTGAAATAAAGAACCAAAATTTAGAAATTGTGAACGGGACGAAAAAGGATTTTGAAGTCAATTTGGGCAAATTACAAGTAAAGAAAGAGCGCCCTCTGTTTAATCCAGTTGCTCCTTTGCATGTTGAAGAATGA
- the MTERF2 gene encoding transcription termination factor 2, mitochondrial isoform X2: MLKGIIYSVRRWHSGRVATCYCKQMCSSWNARCVRTRALSSLNSGTDTERTTEENKRTVDNLYRLSVNIKKIRQMKSWVLLTDVSHVEETANILKEMGANDITVARILECCPEAFLLDPIEINAQRYLWHLVCPKDQELVKIIEKFPESFFVYRCPENQRANITYLQSLELSNKIICRLLTSSPHIFCNLVDGNKQVIGALEESYLGLGGSKANFKTWLMKLLSQDPFVLSKSCLSMKDNVRFIQHLGFSNLEVLKLLSKLKGFIFDLRCGSMEKSILFSKNIFKWTDEDMRQMVLKCPALLYYSAPILEDRVQGLLREGVSINQIKESPNVLELTTQIIQFRIKKISLLGLEIKNQNLEIVNGTKKDFEVNLGKLQVKKERPLFNPVAPLHVEE; the protein is encoded by the coding sequence ATGCTGAAAGGAATCATTTACAGCGTGCGGAGATGGCACAGTGGTAGAGTGGCCACATGTTATTGCAAACAGATGTGTTCATCCTGGAATGCAAGGTGTGTTAGAACCAGGGCACTTTCATCTCTAAATTCGGGTACAGATACCGAAAGAACTACAGAAGAGAATAAAAGAACAGTTGACAATCTATATAGGCTGTCTGTCAACATTAAGAAAATCCGCCAGATGAAAAGCTGGGTGCTTTTGACAGATGTGTCCCACGTTGAAGAGACTGCTAACATCTTAAAAGAAATGGGTGCTAATGATATCACAGTAGCCCGTATTCTAGAGTGCTGCCCTGAAGCATTTCTCCTGGATCCTATAGAGATCAATGCACAAAGATATTTATGGCATTTGGTTTGTCCCAAGGATCAAGAACTGGTGAAAATTATTGAAAAGTTTCCCGAGTCCTTCTTTGTTTATAGGTGCCCAGAAAATCAAAGAGCCAATATCACATACTTACAAAGTTTGGAACTTAGCAACAAAATTATCTGCAGACTGTTGACAAGTTCGCCACACATCTTTTGTAATTTAGTCGATGGTAATAAACAGGTTATTGGTGCACTGGAAGAAAGCTACCTTGGTCTGGGAGGCTCCAAAGCAAACTTTAAAACTTGGCTGATGAAGTTATTAAGCCAGGACCCATTTGTCCTGTCAAAGTCCTGTTTATCAATGAAGGATAACGTAAGGTTTATTCAGCACCTAGGTTTTTCTAATCTAGAGGTGCTAAAACTTCTGTCCAAACTAAAAGGTTTTATATTTGATCTCCGTTGCGGCAGCATGGAGAAGAgtattttattttctaaaaatattttcaaatgGACAGATGAAGACATGAGACAGATGGTGCTAAAATGCCCAGCTCTTTTGTACTACTCTGCCCCTATTCTAGAAGATCGTGTGCAAGGGCTGCTGAGAGAAGGCGTTTCCATAAATCAAATCAAAGAGAGCCCTAACGTACTGGAACTCACCACACAAATTATACAGTttagaattaaaaaaatatcatTATTGGGCCTTGAAATAAAGAACCAAAATTTAGAAATTGTGAACGGGACGAAAAAGGATTTTGAAGTCAATTTGGGCAAATTACAAGTAAAGAAAGAGCGCCCTCTGTTTAATCCAGTTGCTCCTTTGCATGTTGAAGAATGA